Genomic segment of Longimicrobiales bacterium:
AGCGCACCCACATGAACAGGAAGATGAAGAAGAACGTCTTGATCCCGAACGACGCGAACGTGAGCAGCGTCTTCCACCACGTCGGCTCCGCGCCCTCGACGACTCCGGGCGCGATTACCCGCATGTTGTCGAACGTGAAGAACGGGATGTCCCAGCCGCCGAGGAAGAGCGTCGCCATGAGAGCGGCCGCCGTGACCATGTTCGAGTACTCGGCAATGAAGAACATGCTGAACTTCATGGACGAGTATTCGGTGTGGTAGCCGGTGACCAGCTCGGACTCGGCCTCCGCGACGTCGAACGGCAGGCGGTTCGTCTCGGCGAACGCGGAGATCACGAAGAACATGAACGACAGGCCGAGCGGGAACGCGAGCCACATCCCGAGCTCCTGCTGCTGCGTCCACACGATCTGCGTCAACGTGACGTTGCCGGCCAGGAAGAAGACCGGGATCAGGCTGAGCCCGAGAGACACCTCATAGCTGACCATCTGGGCGGCAGCGCGCAGGCCGCCGAGGAACGAGTACTTGTTGTTGGACGCCCATCCGGCCATCACGATGCCGTAAATGCCGAGGCTCGTGATCGCGAGGATGTACAGGATACCGATCGGCAGGTCCGCCACGATCATGTCCACCAGGCCCCACGGCGTCGGCAGCGGGGACGCAAACGGGACGACGGCAAATGTGATCAGGGCGGGCCCGATCGCGAGCATGGGCGCGAGCACGAAGAACAGCTTCGCTGCGTGCGCGGGATAGGTTTCTTCCTTGAGGATGTTCTTGAGCCCGTCCGCGGCCGGCTGGAGCAGGCCGCCGGGGCCGACGCGGTTCGGACCCAGGCGGTCCTGCATCCACGCGGACACCTTGCGCTCGAGCAGCGTGAGCAACGCGACTACGATCATCACGGAGAAGAAGACCACGATGACCTTCACGAGCGTGATGATGAGGAACGCCCACCCGGTGAGGGCCCCTGCGTCGTGCATCAGTCGCCTCCCGCGCCGGCCGGCAGGCGGACGGGCTCGTTCATCAGTGCGCCGCGCGAGCCGATGATGTCGTAGCTGAGGCCGCTGTACTCGGGATGCCAGTCACCGAGCCGCACGAACGCGTCACCCGCCGTGGCGGGTGCGGTGGCGCCTTCCTCGATGCCTGCGAGCAGCACGCCGAGGATCTGCCATGCCGGCCGCGCGAGCGGCGGCGGCTGGACCGCCGGCCAGAAGCGCTGCACGCGGCCCTCGTGGTTCGTGAACGTTCCTTCCTCTTCGGCGAACGTCGTGGTCGGCAGCACGAAGTCGGCTCCGCGCACCGCGGCGCTCGCATTCGGGGTGACCGCGACGAACAGGTCCGCACCGCTCGCGAACTCCGCCGTCTGATCGGACAGGTCATCGCCCAGCACGATGACAATGCCCTTTGCTGTGGGCACGGTCTCGGTACGGCTGAACCCGAGCACCTCGAGGCCGCGCACGTTCGCGGCGAGGTCGCGCCGCCGCGCGAGCCTGTCGAAGCCCGGCAGCGGAATCTCCGAGGCTGCACGCTCGGAGCGGAACGTCAGGTTCGCCGTGCCGATGACACCAGCGAGTCGAGCCAGCATGCCGTTGTCCTCGTTACCGTGGAACGGCGAGCCGATGACGGTGACGGGCGCACCGGCGGTGCGCGCCGCACGGATGCGCTCGACGAGTGCCAGAATCGACTTCTGCCAGTTCGTCGCGAGCAGCTGCCCGTCATCGCCGCGCATGAGCGGCGCCTCGACGCGGTCCTGCACGTTCATCCACTCGTAACGGTGGCGGCCATAGTCGCACATCCAGTACGAGTTCACATCGGGATTGGCACGCGGCCGCATGCGCATGACCAGGTTGTCGCGCGTATCGATGCGGACGTTGCAGCCCTGCGAGCAGTTCGGGCAGATGGACGTGCCGCCGTCCAGGTCCCACACACGTGCCTTGTGCAGGAAGTCCTTTGAGAGCAGCGCGCCGACCGGACAGATGTCGACGATGTTGCCCGCCCAGAGGTTGCCCTCGACGCCGTGGTCGTAGAACGTATCGATCACAGAGCGATGGCCGCGCTGGACGACGCACAGCCGGTCGTCCTGCGCGACCTCGCGCATGAAGCGGACACACCGCGTGCACATGATGCAGCGGTCGCCATCGTAGAGGATGTCGCCGCCGAAGTCATCCTGACCGAGAACGCGCTTGGGCTCCAGCGAGCGTCCGTGCTTCGGGCCCTCCGCGTGCGTGAAGTCCTGGAGCTTGCATTCGCCGGACTTGTCGCACACCGGGCAATCGAGCGGGTGGTTGATCAGGTAGAACTCGAGCGTCCCCTTGCGTGCCTCGCGTGCCCGCTCGCTCTCGGTGTGAATGACCTGGCCTTCGGCGACCGGTGTGACGCACGCGGGTGCCAGCTTGGGCGCACCTTCCACCTCCACCAGGCACATGCGGCACATCGCCGGAGCAGA
This window contains:
- a CDS encoding molybdopterin-dependent oxidoreductase, translated to MANEQTETVNITVNGVQAAVPKNLRIIEAAEQLGVGIAHYCYHPGLSAPAMCRMCLVEVEGAPKLAPACVTPVAEGQVIHTESERAREARKGTLEFYLINHPLDCPVCDKSGECKLQDFTHAEGPKHGRSLEPKRVLGQDDFGGDILYDGDRCIMCTRCVRFMREVAQDDRLCVVQRGHRSVIDTFYDHGVEGNLWAGNIVDICPVGALLSKDFLHKARVWDLDGGTSICPNCSQGCNVRIDTRDNLVMRMRPRANPDVNSYWMCDYGRHRYEWMNVQDRVEAPLMRGDDGQLLATNWQKSILALVERIRAARTAGAPVTVIGSPFHGNEDNGMLARLAGVIGTANLTFRSERAASEIPLPGFDRLARRRDLAANVRGLEVLGFSRTETVPTAKGIVIVLGDDLSDQTAEFASGADLFVAVTPNASAAVRGADFVLPTTTFAEEEGTFTNHEGRVQRFWPAVQPPPLARPAWQILGVLLAGIEEGATAPATAGDAFVRLGDWHPEYSGLSYDIIGSRGALMNEPVRLPAGAGGD
- the nuoH gene encoding NADH-quinone oxidoreductase subunit NuoH, with the protein product MHDAGALTGWAFLIITLVKVIVVFFSVMIVVALLTLLERKVSAWMQDRLGPNRVGPGGLLQPAADGLKNILKEETYPAHAAKLFFVLAPMLAIGPALITFAVVPFASPLPTPWGLVDMIVADLPIGILYILAITSLGIYGIVMAGWASNNKYSFLGGLRAAAQMVSYEVSLGLSLIPVFFLAGNVTLTQIVWTQQQELGMWLAFPLGLSFMFFVISAFAETNRLPFDVAEAESELVTGYHTEYSSMKFSMFFIAEYSNMVTAAALMATLFLGGWDIPFFTFDNMRVIAPGVVEGAEPTWWKTLLTFASFGIKTFFFIFLFMWVRWTVPRFRYDQIMHLGWKVLLPSSLAYVTFMAAAILTLDTLGVPFGFMYGLILTAVNLVPTLLFLMLIDRDRVIGGTAPAARRSGPLPQGVTATRQAHASADVEMESQEAGWP